A window of Podarcis muralis chromosome 10, rPodMur119.hap1.1, whole genome shotgun sequence genomic DNA:
GCAGTGGGGGGCACAATAGGGTTGAATGCCGGGAGCTCTGTCCCCGAGGGTGGCTGCAGCTTCACTTTCATCACCTACAGAAACAAAAGTGCATTAGGAGGATTCAGTGACTGTCCTGAAGCTGTTAAAGAGCACAAACTGGAGAATCTCATAAACCTGCTTCTAAGCAGCCAAGGTGGAAATATCACCTGGTTCGTCTTCCACGCTCCATCTCCATCTATGCTGCTGTGAAAACAGCTCCCCCTAGTGCCAGAACCTTGATTTAATGCAATAATCTGGGTGCTTTGGGCTCATGGTTTAAGAAACCTGGCTCTTTCTTTTTCACAGTGGACGGCAGGAAATGTAAACCGGACCAATACTTTTCCCGATCTTTGACTGTTTTAGGGGGCAGGGCCCTCACATTTGGTGTTCCAAATACAGCTAGTCTTTACAATACAAGTGCCAACATACAACTGAgtacatagaatcgtagaactgtacaGTTGAATGGGacacaaccccctgcaatgcaaagaatctttttgcccagtgtgggtctCAGACCCACAACCCTtgagatgatgctggactacaaattccTGCCATCcgcattcctgaccactggccatgctggctgaggatgatgggaattgaagtccaacacTGGTCCCACACCGCTGGCATGGGGATTGGCAGCAAATGACCGCTGGGCCAACATTTGAAATGGTCTTGTATAAAACCAGATCACTGGTAGACAAAGCCCATGGACATCTTTTTTCAACTGGCAGCAGgactccaaggtctcaggcaggaTCTTCCCCATTTTAGCTCTAATATTTCAagatccttttaacaggagatgccaggggAATGATCCTGAGACCTTCTGAAAATAAAGCATGGTATGTATGAAGAGGAATGTATGAAGATTGCACAGGTAGTGTTCATGGGGCCCCGGGAAGGGTTGCAGGCCTGATGTCTTCCTCTACCTTCTCAAagcagtgtggagtagtggttagtgtgttgcaCTAGAACCTGCTTATAAtaagttactttttaaaattgcttttagtTATATTTGTGGTTTTGGTTGCATCTGTTTTAATTCATGCTGTGAGTTGCTTTGGATCCTGCACCGAAAGGAAGTCAGGATATGAATGAAGTAAGTCAATAAAATACCTTGGGGACGGCAGACTGAAAGATGATGTTCCTAATGGGCAAGGGGGCTGTGCTGAGCATGGAGATGACCACTACTAGCACATCAGGCCGGTCAGGCAGAGAGTCCTTGGCAAAGTGGAAAAGGACACGGAATCCATGCTGGTCATACACTGTCACCGGCAGGATGTTGCCTGGAGCAAAGAAATACCAGGAGAACCACAAAACAGAAGAGAGAGGATTGGTTCATTCCGCAGAGGCAAACAATTCACTCGCTGGCTAAATGCAATTACACACTGGGCATTAGAAcatttgaatcatagaactgtagagttggaagggaccccgaaggtCTTCTAatccatccccctgcaatgcaggaattctgcccccAGTTGTCCCTGGGCGGGCTcaagccaccaaccttctggttagctGCCAGgcgcactgacccattgtgctgCCACAGGCGCCCTCTGGAGCCCTAACAAGGCTAAGAACAGCTTGTAACTCAATCTCCTTGTTTAATGCTGTTTAAGTTAATAGCACATCCTTTCTCAGATGCAGCAAAGGCTGGCAACAACAGGTTTGTAAAGAGGCAAAGACACATCAATTTCAATACTGGAAAGCAGATCGTAAGTCCTTCCCCACAATCTCCTCCCagccagggccatctttaccccggggtgcaaggggtgcagggcgCCCAggtgccgaattctggggggcaccaggtgccCGCCACTGGAGCCGCCTAAGCCCTTAACTAtttacctgttatgaaataataaataattttgagcaAGCTAGAAAAAcgaaatacatatatacctaggtattaccgaaatgtatacctaccatgtcactaaaggactttcggctttgtgcgctcatttactaAAGACACGTTGCACTAGCTGCGGTGCCTATCATTCACAACAGCGGTGCTTGTCAGACTCAATgatggcgcttgtcattcacaacagtgCCGTGCATGCGAAAtgaactcttacatcaaaatattatgttccgtattgtattgagctgctgtgcagcggcacctttgacacgactgatgtttcgctaaactaaatttgggggtgctgggcggatctttgcaccccgacgGCACAtgtgctaaagacggccctgctctcaGCTAACACTTAGCCTCTAAAAGTCGGGGCAAGTGAACATACTTCGCAACAGgtgcagaaggccttcttgggcTGAGACTTATTTACAAGAAGGGTTTCAACACATGGCTGCCTCCTGTATATGTGCTCTTTCCTACCAGTCCACCAGAGAGCTGAAAAGAACTAGGAGAGCCACCACCCTGAATCCTGGAGTTCAACACCTTGCTGGGAGGTAAGATTCATCAACCCACCCTGGCGAAGATCAAGCCCCTTCCACCCATCTGAGAGAAAAGGTGCTTGCAGAATGAATAGCCCCAAGTATCTCAAGCAGCTGAGCCAAGCCACATGTCCCAAGGTAAGGCCACCCTCCACCTCTGCCCAGACTCACTTGGTTTGATGGATTCCAGAGGCACCGTGACATTTGTCAGTGAGATTTCCAGGGGGGATGTGGAAGCAGGGAGACCCGCTGTGGGGAGCGTGGCTCCAGAAGGTGTTGGGGGCCCCCGAGGGACTGCGGCAGGTGCTGGCTGCTCGGAGGACAGGGGCAAGGGGGCAGGAGGGTTTGAAGAGAGGCTCGGGAAGAGAGGCAGGGCGCTGCTGGTGCTCACAGCTGGGCTGGAAGTGCTCTTGTTTTGGAGGTCGCGCAGTGTCAACCGTGGCGGGGGCTGCTTCTCCCTGCAAAGTGGACAAGAGAGACACAAGCTGTTGAGAGGAGGAGCAGAAAGGCGGGCTTCCACTTCAGCCAGAAGCTGCTCTCCCTCCTCGCAGCCGGCCCTTCCCCACCTTGCTTCCTACCATCTGACTTGCAGAGACTCCGGGGGAAGAGACTGTTGCATCAAAGTCTTGCCCAGCAGATCCAGGTCATCCATGCCACTGGCGGCGGCAGGAGGTGTCGTAGCAGGCGGTCCAGCATCAGCTTTCCCCGCTAGGGTGGGTGGGACTGGGGGCGCGCCAAGTTCAGGGCTGTCGGAAGACTGCAGTGGAAAGAGAAGAACTAACAGCAATGCAACCAAGAACAAGCAAACTGAAGCAAAACCCCCTGGCAGGGAGATCAGCGATATTACCACCCAGTACAAAGAACACAGTTCAACACACGGCCTTCGACACACGATGACAGCTCTGGCAAACTACTATGATCCTGCCTCAGAACACAGCTGGAAGGACTGCAGTGGTTTGCAAGTTTGTACATTTCCACAGAGCAGACTTGCACAAGCCCCACACTGACAGCACCACTCAAGGAatgatggggatgatgggaatgttATTACTACAAGGTTTGGCGCTGAGGCATGGAGCTAAAAAGGGGGTCCCATACATACCAACAATGCAGCAGTCAGAGATTAATGTGCACTCTCAAGCAATAGAGGGAAATGCCTGTTCACCCACAAAAATAAGAGGCAACTCTCCATTTGCTGGAGACTTAGCCTTCATATGATACAGGGAAGCTGCAGCCTCGAGCTACTTCCATCCTTTTCTCTCCACTCCCAAGAAAGCAGGACTTCCCTTTTCACTCACAAAGACCACTGGGAGCAGGGAGATTGGTTTTCATGTGCAATGGAGCTTTGTTCTAGTCCGACTGAAAGTTCTCCCCATTCCCAGTTGAAGAGCCAACATCCTGAAGTGGTAGTAGATGATGAGAACTACCTCAGAATTTACAGCATTTCCTTCATACGTTACTTCTACATAGaaaccacatgcacacacagattgCCATATTCAatgattgtatgtatgtatgcatgtttcCCCACCACCAGCTCTTGTACACATGCCGTGGGAATATAGTCAATTTCAGTTCGTCAGAATATGCACTCCGAGCAAAAATACAAGCATACAGTCTTCAGTTGTGACCATCCACGTGCAGGTTTCGTAGGACAAATTCAATGTAGAAAATGAATAGTTTGGCCTTACAGCTGACCTTCTTTCCTCCTTGAAAAACCGGCAGCATTAGCTGCAGTTCTTCCCCCATCCCAAAAGGGTTCTGAACTCTCTCAACAAGAAATTAATGTTTCCTAAAAACCAAGCCCTTACCTGAAAATTGTTCCAGCCACTGTTATCTGTACCCTGGGCTGAGGGCGTTGCTGGATCATTAAGCCCtagagaggagaagaaaaagataaaGGAGATCCCATGATGCCAGAATGGAGAATCCAAAGAGTGTAGGACCAGGCAGAGGTTTGTAAACTGTATCTTGCCTTTGGAACACCCTTCCAGGGAAGGCCACCTCTCATCTTCCTTAATGGCCTTCTGCAAACTGGCAGAGCCTTCCTTGGGCTCTGAGTTGCTCTCTTAcagaatggtggtggtggtgggtgtgtTTTTAAAGATTACTGTTGTATTCTGTTATTTCCTGCTCCTGTTTCACTGTTACCCCGCAATAGCTGTTTTAGATTGTTAATATGTGGTTTTTGTCCTTGTCTTTAAAGGTGTTGAGCTCTATGGAGGGCAGAAGGGGtagtgttttaaataaatatgtacaGCAGAGAAACTGGAGAAGGAAGTCCTCCCCTACTCCCACCAGGTTTGGTGGAGAAACTAACCAGTTTCCCCCTTACATTTCATTATCACAAACATCTTCCTGTTTTGCCCAGCCCCATTCTGCATATTCCTTGAATGCCAGACACTTTCCATTTCCCAGTGGCTTCAGAGTTTCCCTGGACTCACCTAATGACATGAGCTCGTCATCCAGCAGAGAGACGGAGCTGGTCTGCTCTGGCACAGAAGTTGCTGAGCCACCACTTGAGAAGCTTGGTAAGGCTGGGTAGGAGGGGCTCGTGGTTGGCATGTCGAGTCCGGATAGATCCAGAAGTGCTGAAGTGCTGCCTATGAGAAGAGGCAAGCAAGTCAATTATGCTAGTTAGATGCTTGTTCCACAATCCCCCATTTCCTATATTTTCTGCTCAACTGACCCAAGACATTGCCAAGAAATTCCTCCTTCCACTTCCTTAATTGCAAGTTTGGATGCCCAACCAATTTCACTCGGCAATATTTCGTGGTCAGGGTCTTGCTTTGGAAAGGACAAAGCAAAACCTTCCCTTTAGGGCAGTCCGTTCCTCGGGCTTCCTTACCTGGGAGACAACCAGCTGCAGTCTCACCATTGATCTCCTCTCCTTTCACAAGCTGCTTGTACAGGTTGATCACTTGCGTCAGGTTGTCATTGGCTTGCAAAATTTCCGCTGCAACAGGAGAACAaaaatgatgatcacagggtgcCCCAGCACTCCATTATTCAACAAGAATGTTGAATCCTAAAACTTGATTTCCCGCAACCAGAATGTACCGCACCGCTAAAAGCATGTAGATGGCTACTGAGAGTTAGATTGCCATCCTGGTGGGTCTACTGATGCAATTAAAGTACAGTCCTAGCTGAAACGGTCTCAGTTATCCAGTTCTGAAATTTGGAATATTTTCTCAAGGACCTCCATCCAAGTAGCCTGTCCTGAACAGCTCAGCATGAGGTGGAAGTAGGGaagctggggggtgggaatgggtaaGAATAGGAAGGCCCTTGTCACCACCTAAGGTGGCAGACTGCACTTACCTAGTGCCTCATCGTTGTCCTCTGTATCACTAGCAAGCCGAAAAAGCATGGGCCTCATGCGCTCACAACGCTGGTACAGCTCCTGCAATGGGGAAAGAGTTGGTTTCATAATATGCTCTCTTGGGGTTatatacagcagggatgggaaactgcaGCAGAGGTCGCAATTTGGCTCACAAggtcgttccccccccccaagtctcacACACCTGCCCACACCTGATATCACAGGCGATGTCACGTGTGGGTCAGGTAGAGAAATGGCACAAGGAACACCTGGGAACCTTAAAAAAATGCTTCTAGCTGCTCCTTGACAAAGGAGACTTGCTGGCAATCACCGGACTGGCCCCAGACAACAAGCCTGGCTGAGATCAACAGTTAGAGCAAAATCCAAAGCAGGGCTTGCTTTCAGTGCAAATATTCCTTTGCACTGCCAACCTGAATTCAAGCAAGCAATGCAAAGGATCCTCTCCAGCATGTGGATCTCAATCCATGCCCACAAAGGAAATCTGTTACATTggatcacctgatgtcattgtgacgCCAGGATTGAcaggtcctgcccacctgtcaaaatggccTGCAAGGGTGGGGGATGGTCaggatctaataataataataataataataataaattttatttatatcccgccctccccagccgaagccgggctcagggcggctaacaacactaaaacagtacaacattataaatacattctaaaaattaattaaaatacaaattgatggcaaccatagactaaagctttgtagagattgccaaaggagggagtcaggctgcgccctgaccaaaggcctggtggaacagctctgtcttacaggccctgcgaaaagatgtcaagtcctgcagggcccttgtctcttgcgacagggcattccaccaggttggggccgcagccgaaaaagctctggctctagttgaggccagcctaacctctctgtggcctgggaccttcaagatgtttttatttgaagaccgtaagttcctctgtggggcataccaggagaggcggtcccgtaggtacgagggtcctaggcctccAGCTGGAAACTGCTCCCCACTCCTGATATATAGTCTAAAAACACAATTGTTTTTTATTTGGGGAGGTTTCTGAAATTTCTGTAATGATATTTACGGTTTGATTGGATTTGAAATCATCATTAACTTCACCAAGACCAGCCAAAggaactacagttgtaccttggatcctgaacacctaGCGAGTCAAactttttggctcccaaacactacAAACCCAGgtggtgttccagtttgtgaacgttctttggaacccaaacgtctgacacaacttccatggcttccgattggctgcaggagcttcctgcagccaaccagaagccgcaccttggtttccgaactttttggaagttgaacggacttccagaacggattccgtttgacttccgaggtaccactgtaaaaagctCCCACAACTAGGACAGCTCTTTTCTTACTTTCATGAGGTCCTCGCTGCTCTCGGTCGTCTCCCCTTTGCTGTAGTTATTCACCATCTCGGTCAGGAGCTTCACATTGTTGTTCACCTCCTCAATGGCGTTCACCCtcttggagatcttctccattcGCTTTTGGTCCTGGAAGAAGTGGAAGGGTGAGAGCAGCCTGGGTTTCTTCCTTATCCCTCTGGAAAACTCAGAATAAGTGGCCCACTTTCTGGAATGCCACCTGGAAGGGACTCCGATTTGGACAGTGCATTTGAGACCCTCCCATTTTACACTGCATGCTGGGAGAATACCACAACACCCTGGACACTGGGGGACATTACCCAGCTGCATTATAGAGAACTGTTACAGCTCCTTTTACAACAGCAAACTGTACTTCTGAATCTCAaaatctctttccccctccacccctcAGCGCAACAGCAAAGGACAACCTAGGAACAGGCAAAAACACCCCACCCATTTTCTTGCTCTGCTCCAGCCATGTATTTTACTGTTCCTCCCCTCAACCCAATGTTGACGGAGGGACAAGAGTAGAGCTATGAAGGGCCCTCCCATTTCCCCACCAGACACCTACACATCTCCAGGCAAGAATGGAAtccgggttcgaatccctgcacaGATATGCAACTCACTACCTGAACTACGTCACAGGGTTGCCGTGGGGATACGACTCTGCTCTAAGATCCCTTGGAAAAGAGCAGAATGGCACACAAACGGCACAAACCTGGTTGACAGCTGGAGGTGGAAAGAGTTCTCAGTGGGGAAAGCTTACCTCCTGAACCATCTCTTTGATAAGTTTGTTGGCAGCCCGGAGGTCCTCAGGGTGGGAGCTTTTGAGCAGGCGAGCCAGCATCTGCAAAGGCACATAGATCAGAGGAAAGCAGGCCTGAGGGGCAAACAGGCTGCTCTGGGAGCATTTCTGTACCCCTGCCTTACAGCTTGTAACCACTTAGCCCAACAACTATATAGTGGGACCTGCCAGAACCCTAAGGATCCCCTTGTTTGGCAGttccaggcaggcagcaaaaacaagagGTCTCTTGAACCCACCACACATGGTTGGTAGCTTACATTTAGCTTGGTAGCCTGCTATAACATTCCAGTCTCTTAGCAACAAAATAGGAAATTAAGATGTTTAAAGGGAATACAGGGGGAAATTCCACCATTTTTGCGGGAGACTTTTGCCTGTTACTGCAGGGGAAACAAACTGCAGCAGGTAAGAAATTCAGAAAATTTAAAGGGGCTGATAGAGGCTCCTTCTGCACCTGGAAGTATTTCCCCCAGTTAACCTTGAGAAAGCGGAAAACTCTATCTTGGATGAACAAGAAAAATGAGAAAAGTTTAAAGTCATCTATTTAGTGCTTACTTTGGACTTCTCTTCATCATCAAAGATGACATTCTTTGGCCTGGGAGGAGGCAGCGGGAAGGGGGCATCGTCCGGCAACTTGGGGTCACATTTTACAATCCCTGCAAGCAAACAGCAGTTTTTACCAACTTAAAGGTCTCTGCATTTCTCATGGTTTTTGTTATGGAATAACGACAGGGGAATGTTCAGTTCTTAATACTATCCTTCCAGTGCTGCTGATGTGCAGTTCATGATTTTTGTAAAAATGCCAAAACGTTGACCAATATGGTATAGTAGTTAGAGAGGGTAGGACTAgcccctgagagaccagggttcaaactccTAATCAGTCataaagctcactaggtgacgtTGGGCAAGTCACAatttctcaacctaacctacttcacagggctgctgtgaaggtgacatttggggggggggggagagaaccaggtataccaccttgagttccctggaggcaaagttgggaaataaaatgtaaaaaacaaataaataaagcttgACAAGCTACATTCTTCTGCATCAGAACACATAGCTGGGGGGCGGCGGCAAAGCCATGGATTCTCTGGGCTCAGAAAGGGTCTCTCACCTTGTTTTTTCAGCATCTGATAGGCCTCTGTAATCTTCACTTCATGGGGCAGACCCAATGTCCAACTATACAACAGCTCCAAGATCTTGGATTTCACTTTCTCTGGGGTCCGGCTTCCTAGATACTGAGGGAAACAATCACACACCCACATCAAACATGGCGGGACTTAGAGGAGGAATTTATATTGGGAGAAAGGCTTGCACCGTGGTCCCAGGGAGCTTCGTAACAAGCTCAAGGTGACGTTTCGTGTACTTGGCTGGAGTGGAAAGTGAGGATTTACCCCTTTGCTGTATTTTCAAAGTTAAGGAGTCCAGACCAAACCATCTGTAGCTGCTGGCAGAATGGAATCCTATCTCTACTTCAGCATTCCcacaaagggagaagggggatTCAAAAGCCAACCTGAGGCTTTCTGTAAGCATGAGTGAGGACACAAATCAAAGGAACAAATAAAAGACATATTCTGTCAAGCAGCTCTGGATTTCCCACGCTATTGCCATAAAGCCAACGTATATCCCTAAATTGCCTTCTACTGCTCTGGAATCGAAGGCTGCTGAAAAGTCTGCATGGCGTAAAACAGCTCCTTCTTTGCTGTTTCAATGAAGCATATGTCGCCACCCCTCTTGTTCCTGCCACACCACTGACGAGACTCACCTTGGGCGACACCACCTTGATGAGCTCGTTAAGGAAGCGGAACTTGCCTACTTCGTCATGGAAGCGTTTGCCACAGCTTTTCATACAGGCCTCCAGCACCTGTGCATGGGCAAGACAGCAGGGAGTGAGCACGGATATCCAACCCCCAGGAGGCCCTAATCCCATTCCCTGCTTCAGGGTGCAACAGAACAGAGGGATGGGAAGCTATTTAGAACAGGGCACAAACAGCACCCTATGAAGTATATGTACCAGAAGACATCACACGTttctccccattttttaaaaaatgtactacCGTGTTTATCATTTTGTCCTCCAGGTGCCCATACTCACAGCAGTGAACCTCATCATTGTGCTTTACATTGATGTTTGGCTGAATCCAGCCAGTAAATCTACTCCAGCTATTAATAGGGTCCCTTGGAGACCTATTTTAAGCTCCCACGTGGCTCCCTGCACAAGTTACCTTCCCTATCTCACAGGGCTGGAAATAATCAAAGGGAATCACATCGGAACTCAATGCAGAATTGGACACCACTTCCTGACACCTCTGGGGTACACCTCTGAGTAGGGGCTGAATCTCCTTATCCCAGGCATAGGGAACCtacggccctccaggtgtttgttcccatcatccttgaccactgttcACGCATAATGACATAACCAGTCAATGACATGTGTTGATCAATGTTTGCTGTTCCCAGAGACTCAAAAGATCttgccctcctcctctgctgtgtGCACAGGTGAGTA
This region includes:
- the GGA1 gene encoding ADP-ribosylation factor-binding protein GGA1; protein product: MEPGMEAETLESRINRATNPLNKDLEWDSINAFCDQLNKELEGPPLATRLLAHKIQSPQEWEAIQALTVLEACMKSCGKRFHDEVGKFRFLNELIKVVSPKYLGSRTPEKVKSKILELLYSWTLGLPHEVKITEAYQMLKKQGIVKCDPKLPDDAPFPLPPPRPKNVIFDDEEKSKMLARLLKSSHPEDLRAANKLIKEMVQEDQKRMEKISKRVNAIEEVNNNVKLLTEMVNNYSKGETTESSEDLMKELYQRCERMRPMLFRLASDTEDNDEALAEILQANDNLTQVINLYKQLVKGEEINGETAAGCLPGSTSALLDLSGLDMPTTSPSYPALPSFSSGGSATSVPEQTSSVSLLDDELMSLGLNDPATPSAQGTDNSGWNNFQSSDSPELGAPPVPPTLAGKADAGPPATTPPAAASGMDDLDLLGKTLMQQSLPPESLQVRWEKQPPPRLTLRDLQNKSTSSPAVSTSSALPLFPSLSSNPPAPLPLSSEQPAPAAVPRGPPTPSGATLPTAGLPASTSPLEISLTNVTVPLESIKPSNILPVTVYDQHGFRVLFHFAKDSLPDRPDVLVVVISMLSTAPLPIRNIIFQSAVPKVMKVKLQPPSGTELPAFNPIVPPTAITQVLLLANPQKEKVRLRYKLTFTMADRTYNEMGDVDQFPPPESWGDL